A section of the Macaca thibetana thibetana isolate TM-01 chromosome 10, ASM2454274v1, whole genome shotgun sequence genome encodes:
- the LOC126963569 gene encoding uncharacterized protein LOC126963569 — translation MLLSLLGACAVVGPFHGPEWEPVQGLLSQDHRCRDPQCCGNLLVLCLFLVWQVRHYWHQVTRTRFSTRNVIKVPLQKRAVPSMRCKTVFELTPEFFSPGKSRGLGSQQWAQRQRWGYRRSLQESWAQNPLCLQHPCPGPPSGVHTYSQPIFCTTSISNTCLLPQDSSWKAWQVPWCLRDGQTRPALDMCQEMEQLLLHSQERLVSLESVISMRSHPNSMTLTTSLPNLLSAQRLQFCPRELLSDPSHQTLRMCTWKSWDCPPEAWESGGKNQTAGREDSRQTQAARWMNQTGSRREDASEIQSSGEQFPVDFGMEGDAETKVLECANQRLVISETDGEILTPGWDNQDQMGVESRTNIQELGNRNQREAGGKNPPETQAHMGENQEQLRCKIDAETQTPEWENQDKNGSEDAVETQTFERKDKKQARGEDGEEIQAQGLGKQCQTGDENGEETQTPQWEKQDQMKGEANVEIQTEEGRNKDQVGGQDAAQTQSCGKKNVGEVKKENSVETQALDWGKQECIGNGNVTEIQTPRWEKHDQGGSKKAKKTQVSGGENQKQLNHEIQVWWGNKGLRRGEDAKETQIATKKQLREIREKDWVIIQALWWGNQRQVASEIYREFEILCWENQNWIGGEHRAESQASEKRDQRKDGDEVGTNILAPKAEIQEQLKGGTDVESQRNEPLREEDGTYIQSLGRREVKDEDDKETQELGGKNQGKLGNEFSGNIHIPKAKNQEHIRGKDGAHTQTCESGNWGKLTSQIDGETHSAEWKKDEQIGGENGTEIQIQGKRNLREVGGEDGVKTWAHGKETQSQFRSDIGRKILLSEWKSQQQMGSENGTEIQAPVERNQREPGGEDGVKTQRSKRENEDQLDGEIGGSHSPGRRNWELTGKNVAENQASEKRNQREVGNKDGRMIWRLRGKKWRLRAKNQRLLKSKGNGKTCLSEWKNQEQGRGGNDEEIQIQGKRNLRGTTSDDGTETQAPAGDDQGQLRGEIDKEIQVQGQRNKNESGVEDVAELQDIGSQRKCTDEDVGGPQAPRGGNKDLVRGEDAVRDSLQVDCSGNERPTGRKHSLPWPPAFTGYGLGTLEQEQAVAVNGFISAPCPETNPFPHRGEVFLLVDGEGEHLASQGITPARDHRVGISPASQQAQPETWRRRQRDKGVDPEKAPSLTRQPQNPLSLTAPLGMPSACPCLPCGPAPEPAIALEGAPTALTSLPKGTGLKKSKRLLLESLMRRRIAHLKWGLPRRILESYFLFNFLGSCSLTLAGARLPGLNTGQQLQAQQERYCEAQGSSPGLKSPERFQRVLRPDRKSSKLPTQARALESNRLHRSEPMGISIQPERAMRVRPPGGARELQEIQEAPARTKLQDPRIPRPAAESRSWCGLQRVGEPPNENSRGRKMIRSRVSQVAERAPSRMRTSSSRADLAHWKKECISWEPSKPPKPPRLKCQQPTYRRRGSLESTGCRGAGQQPSYHCAEPVNFKGRLHSAVAKLSLTLLNKMSWSPQLTKCQHLAPNLSLREPDSTLLPKVGDPRAGEDSIGDHTASQRDLQPRGHCCTGATLPKTESPQGQGAPGNPNGAPQNTPASKKFSIMKHLSFFLFQHGFKKQTQAQSPQDTSEKL, via the exons ATGTTGTTGTCACTGTTGGGTGCCTGTGCCGTGGTGGGGCCATTCCATGGCCCTGAGTGGGAGCCAGTGCAGGGCCTGCTTTCCCAGGATCACAGATGCAGGGACCCTCAGTGCTGTGGCAACCTGCTTGTCCTCTGCCTCTTTCTGGTCTGGCAGGTCCGGCACTATTGGCACCAGGTCACCAGGACCCGCTTCAGCACAAGGAATGTCATCAAG GTGCCACTGCAGAAACGGGCAGTGCCCTCCATGAGGTGCAAAACTGTCTTTGAGCTGACTCCTGAATTCTTCAGTCCTGGAAAGTCCAGGGGCCTAGGTTCTCAACAATGGGCACAAAGGCAGAGATGGGGATACCGGAGGAGCCTCCAGGAATCATGGGCCCAGAACCCGCTCTGTCTACAGCACCCATGTCCAGGCCCACCTTCAGGTGTCCACACCTACTCTCAGCCCATCTTTTGTACCACTTCCATTTCAAACACCTGTCTACTGCCTCAGGATAGTTCCTGGAAAGCGTGGCAGGTGCCTTGGTGTCTCCGTGATGGTCAGACTCGCCCTGCCTTAGATATGTGTCAAGAGATGGAGCAGCTGTTGCTTCACTCACAGGAAAGGTTGGTGTCACTGGAGTCTGTCATCAGCATGAGGTCTCACCCCAACTCGATGACCTTAACCACCTCTCTCCCAAACTTACTTTCAGCTCAGAGGCTGCAGTTCTGTCCCAGAGAGCTCCTGTCTGATCCTTCCCACCAAACACTGAGAATGTGCACTTGGAAGTCTTGGGACTGTCCACCAGAGGCCTGGGAATCAGGGGGTAAAAACCAGACAGCAGGCAGAGAGGATAGTAGACAGACCCAGGCTGCAAGGTGGATGAACCAGACAGGGAGCAGACGGGAGGATGCTTCAGAAATCCAGTCATCTGGGGAGCAGTTCCCAGTAGACTTTGGAATGGAGGGTGATGCAGAGACTAAAGTGTTGGAGTGTGCAAACCAGAGACTAGTAATAAGTGAAACTGATGGCGAGATCTTGACACCAGGGTGGGACAACCAGGACCAGATGGGAGTTGAGAGTAGAACCAACATTCAGGAACTAGGGAATAGAAACCAGAGGGAGGCTGGGGGTAAGAATCCCCCCGAAACCCAGGCACATATGGGAGAGAACCAAGAACAGTTAAGATGTAAAATTGATGCAGAGACCCAAACACCTGAGTGGGAGAACCAGGATAAGAATGGAAGTGAGGATGCTGTGGAGACCCAGACATTTGAGAGGAAGGACAAGAAACAGGCCAGAGGGGAGGATGGGGAAGAGATCCAGGCTCAAGGATTGGGGAAGCAATGCCAGACTGGAGATGAGAATGGTGAGGAGACCCAGACACCACAGTGGGAGAAACAAGATCAGATGAAAGGTGAGGCTAATGTGGAAATTCAGACAGAAGAGGGGAGAAACAAGGACCAGGTTGGAGGTCAGGATGCTGCACAAACCCAGTCATGTGGGAAGAAGAACGTGGGAGaagtaaaaaaagagaatagtGTAGAGACCCAGGCCTTGGATTGGGGAAAACAGGAATGTATTGGAAATGGGAATGTTACAGAGATCCAGACACCAAGGTGGGAGAAGCATGATCAAGGTGGAAGTAAGAAAGCTAAGAAGACCCAAGTATCTGGGGGAGAGAACCAGAAACAATTAAATCATGAAATTCAAGTGTGGTGGGGAAATAAGGGCCTGAGAAGAGGTGAAGATGCTAAGGAAACCCAGATAGCTACCAAGAAGCAGCTCAGGGAGATAAGAGAGAAGGATTGGGTGATAATCCAGGCACTATGGTGGGGAAACCAGAGACAAGTAGCAAGTGAAATTTATAGAGAATTTGAGATACTATGTTGGGAGAATCAGAACTGGATTGGAGGTGAACATAGAGCAGAAAGTCAGGCATCAGAGAAGAGAGACCAGAGAAAGGATGGAGATGAGGTTGGCACAAATATCCTGGCACCCAAGGCTGAGATCCAGGAACAATTGAAAGGTGGAACTGATGTGGAGAGTCAGAGAAATGAGCCACTTAGAGAAGAGGATGGTACATACATTCAGTCACTAGGTAGGAGAGAGGTTAAAGATGAGGATGATAAAGAGACCCAGgaacttgggggaaaaaatcagGGTAAGTTAGGAAATGAATTTAGTGGAAACATTCACATACCAAAGGCGAAGAATCAGGAACATATTAGAGGCAAAGATGGTGCACATACCCAGACATGTGAGTCAGGGAACTGGGGCAAATTAACAAGTCAAATTGATGGAGAAACGCATTCAGCAGAATGGAAGAAAGATGAGCAGATTGGAGGTGAGAATGGGACAGAAATTCAGATACAAGGGAAGAGAAACCTGAGAGAAGTTGGAGGTGAGGATGGTGTAAAGACTTGGGCACATGGGAAAGAAACCCAGAGTCAGTTTAGAAGTGATATTGGTAGAAAGATCCTTTTATCAGAGTGGAAGAGCCAGCAGCAGATGGGAAGTGAGAATGGAACAGAAATTCAGGCTCCAGTGGAGAGAAACCAGAGAGAACCTGGAGGTGAGGATGGTGTAAAGACTCAGAGATCTAAGAGAGAGAACGAGGACCAGTTAGATGGTGAAATTGGAGGGAGTCATTCACCAGGGAGGAGGAACTGGGAGCTGACTGGAAAGAATGTTGCAGAAAATCAAGCATCAGAGAAGAGAAACCAGAGAGAGGTTGGAAATAAGGATGGTAGAATGATCTGGaggcttaggggaaaaaaatggaggcTTAGAGCAAAGAACCAGAGACTGTTAAAAAGTAAAGGTAATGGAAAGACCTGTTTATCAGAGTGGAAGAACCAGGAACAGGGTAGAGGTGGGAATGATGAAGAAATTCAAATACAGGGGAAGAGAAACCTGAGAGGGACCACAAGTGATGATGGTACAGAGACCCAGGCTCCTGCAGGAGATGACCAGGGACAGTTAAGAGGTGAAATTGATAAAGAGATCCAGGTACAAGGgcaaagaaataagaatgagAGTGGAGTTGAGGACGTTGCAGAACTCCAGGATATAGGAAGCCAGAGAAAGTGCACAGATGAGGATGTTGGAGGGCCTCAAGCACCAAGGGGAGGAAACAAGGATCTGGTCAGAGGAGAGGATGCTGTGAGAGACAGTCTCCAAGTCGACTGTTCTGGGAATGAGAGGCCCACAGGCAGGAAGCACAGCCTACCATGGCCTCCAGCCTTCACTGGCTATGGACTTGGGACTCTGGAACAGGAACAGGCAGTGGCTGTGAATGGTTTCATCTCTGCCCCCTGTCCTGAGACAAATCCTTTCCCCCACAGGGGTGAAGTCTTCCTGCTGGtggatggggagggagagcatctgGCCAGCCAAGGCATAACCCCTGCCAGGGATCATAGAGTGGGAATCAGTCCAGCCTCCCAGCAGGCCCAACCTGAAACCTGGAGGAGACGACAAAGGGACAAAGGGGTGGATCCAGAGAAGGCCCCCAGCCTGACTCGGCAGCCCCAAAACCCTCTGTCTCTGACTGCTCCCTTGGGCATGCCCTCTGCTTGCCCCTGTCTCCCGTGTGGCCCAGCCCCGGAACCTGCCATCGCTCTGGAGGGTGCTCCCACTGCCCTCACTAGCCTGCCCAAGGGGACAGGCCTCAAGAAGAGCAAACGACTGCTCCTGGAGTCCCTCATGCGGAGGAGGATTGCACACCTGAAGTGGGGTCTTCCCCGGCGGATCCTGGAGTCCTATTTCCTGTTTAACTTCTTAGGATCTTGCTCATTGACCCTTGCTGGGGCGAGGCTCCCTGGACTGAACACAGGCCAGCAGCTCCAAGCGCAGCAGGAAAGGTATTGTGAGGCCCAGGGCTCCTCACCAGGCCTTAAGTCCCCAGAGAGGTTCCAGAGGGTTCTGCGCCCAGACAGAAAAAGCTCAAAACTTCCTACACAAGCCAGAGCTCTGGAGAGCAACAGACTGCACAGATCAGAGCCCATGGGCATTTCCATCCAGCCTGAAAGGGCCATGAGAGTCAGGCCACCCGGGGGCGCCAGAGAACTACAGGAGATCCAGGAAGCACCTGCTAGGACCAAGCTCCAGGATCCCAGGATCCCCAGGCCGGCAGCGGAGTCTAGGAGCTGGTGTGGCCTACAAAGGGTGGGAGAGCCTCCCAATGAGAACAGCAGGGGCAGGAAAATGATCAGGTCAAGGGTTTCCCAGGTGGCAGAAAGGGCTCCCAGTAGAATGAGGACCTCATCCTCCAGGGCAGACCTCGCCCACTGGAAGAAGGAATGTATATCCTGGGAGCCCTCTAAGCCCCCCAAGCCCCCCAGACTCAAATGCCAGCAGCCCACATACAGGAGAAGAGGAAGCCTGGAATCTACAGGGTGCAGAGGGGCTGGGCAGCAGCCTTCCTACCATTGTGCAGAACCTGTCAACTTCAAAGGGAGGCTCCACTCTGCGGTGGCAAAGCTGAGCCTGACCCTTCTGAACAAGATGTCCTGGTCCCCACAGCTCACCAAGTGCCAGCACTTGGCCCCTAACCTGAGCCTGAGGGAACCTGATTCtactctgcttcccaaagtgggTGATCCACGTGCAGGGGAGGACAGCATCGGAGACCACACTGCTTCACAGAGGGATCTTCAGCCGCGAGGTCACTGCTGTACTGGGGCCACCCTTCCTAAGACAGAGAGTCCTCAGGGCCAGGGAGCACCTGGGAACCCAAATGGGGCTCCACAGAATACACCAGCCTCCAAAAAGTTTAGTATTATGAAGCATCTGAGTTTTTTTCTCTTCCAGCATGGCTTTAAAAAGCAGACTCAGGCCCAGAGTCCTCAGGACACATCAGAAAAGCTTTGA